Proteins encoded within one genomic window of Jiangella mangrovi:
- a CDS encoding L,D-transpeptidase, translating into MPGRYGVSSRSASRHVSRRRSRARLRFRGARLTVLSCSVATLAGVFGLAGTATGPDVPASAGVLPPSQRDVGDISRGTDRELAAKTVGPVMVKVIQAPPADPNVKPVATAPLPAGSGSGHRVVFDITQQTVWLVDADDTVVRTYFVSGSRYDQLPTGTFEVFSKSRDAVSWHGTETMEYMVRFFRGENSNIGFHDLPVATATGTEVQTLSQLGTPLSDGCIRQDLEDAVALWEHTEVGTPVVVVRT; encoded by the coding sequence ATGCCAGGGCGCTACGGCGTCTCGTCCCGATCGGCCTCGCGCCACGTGTCCCGTCGTCGTTCCCGCGCTCGACTCAGGTTCCGCGGTGCCAGGCTGACGGTCCTCAGCTGCTCCGTCGCCACCCTCGCCGGCGTCTTCGGGCTGGCCGGCACCGCCACCGGCCCCGACGTCCCGGCCAGCGCCGGGGTCCTCCCGCCCAGTCAGCGCGATGTCGGCGACATCTCTCGCGGCACCGACCGCGAGCTCGCCGCCAAGACCGTCGGGCCGGTCATGGTCAAGGTGATCCAGGCTCCGCCCGCGGACCCCAACGTGAAGCCCGTGGCGACGGCCCCGCTCCCGGCCGGCAGCGGCTCCGGGCACCGGGTCGTGTTCGACATCACCCAGCAGACGGTCTGGCTCGTCGACGCCGACGACACCGTGGTGCGCACCTACTTCGTCTCCGGCAGCCGCTACGACCAGCTGCCCACCGGCACCTTCGAGGTGTTCTCCAAGTCCCGCGACGCCGTCAGCTGGCACGGCACCGAGACCATGGAGTACATGGTCCGGTTCTTCCGCGGCGAGAACTCCAACATCGGCTTCCACGACCTCCCGGTCGCCACCGCCACAGGCACCGAGGTGCAGACGCTGTCGCAGCTCGGCACGCCGCTGTCCGACGGCTGCATCCGGCAGGACCTCGAGGACGCCGTCGCGCTCTGGGAGCACACCGAGGTCGGCACCCCCGTGGTGGTCGTCCGCACCTGA